A single Xylella taiwanensis DNA region contains:
- a CDS encoding glycoside hydrolase family 3 protein — MPLPIALPRTLTAALSLTLFLTTATTAAELTPEQHAVALVAQMTREEKIAQAMNAAPAIPRLGIPAYDWWSEGLHGIARNGYATVFPQAIGLAASWNTDLLRQVGTVTATEARAKFNLAGGPGKDHTRYAGLTLWSPNINIFRDPRWGRGMETYGEDPYLTSQLAVSFIRGLQGDAPDHPRTIATPKHFAVHSGPESGRHGFDVDVSAYDLEDTYTPAFRAAIVDGHAGSVMCAYNALHGTPVCAADWLLNGRLRGDWGFNGFVVSDCDAIEDMTRFHFFRPDNASASATTLQSGTDLNCGNAYRDLNQALARGDVDAAVLDRALIRLFTARERLGTLHPREHDPYAGIGTKDIDTPGHRALALQAAVQSLVLLKNTGNILPLTPGTTLAVLGPNADALTALEANYQGTSSAPVTPLLGLRSRFGTHHVHYAPGASLAPGVPSTIPDTALRSNGQPGLKGEYFDTLDLSGTPRLVRQDRLIAFNWDHVAPTKDMNPHRYAVRWTGELLPPGPGSYTLAVHVARCFDCSGHDTVRLSIDDRPVITNNVKDAQAAAGTHDTDSDRLEATLHFDDSQPHQIQLEMEHRGEDQGVRLEWLPPAEPQLAEAERAVAQADVTVAFVGLSPDVEGEELHVDIPGFSGGDRTTIDLPTTQERLLHHVKATGKPLIVVLMSGSAVALNWAQQHADAILAAWYPGQSGGTAIAQALAGDVNPGGRLPVTFYRSTQDLPPYVSYAMTGRTYRYFKGQSLYPFGYGLSYTQFAYEALRLSTASLKAGDTLAVSTRVRNTGTRSGDEVVQVYLESPQHPESPIRSLVGFQRVTLRPGESRLLSFALDARRLSSVAPTGQRRVAAGRYRLFVGGGQPGSGAPGEVATFSVTGHLLLPK; from the coding sequence ACCGTGTTTCCCCAAGCCATCGGCCTGGCTGCCAGCTGGAACACCGACCTGCTACGGCAGGTCGGCACGGTCACCGCAACCGAGGCACGCGCCAAGTTCAACCTTGCCGGCGGCCCCGGTAAAGACCACACGCGCTATGCAGGACTCACCCTCTGGTCGCCAAACATCAATATCTTCCGCGACCCGCGTTGGGGTCGCGGCATGGAAACTTACGGTGAAGATCCATACCTCACCAGCCAGCTTGCGGTCAGCTTCATCCGCGGCCTACAGGGCGATGCCCCCGACCACCCGCGCACCATCGCCACACCCAAACACTTCGCAGTACACAGTGGCCCAGAGTCAGGTCGCCACGGGTTCGACGTCGATGTTTCAGCATACGATCTGGAGGACACCTATACCCCCGCCTTCCGCGCGGCGATTGTCGACGGCCATGCCGGCTCGGTGATGTGTGCCTATAACGCACTGCACGGCACACCTGTGTGTGCAGCCGACTGGTTGCTGAATGGACGTCTCCGCGGCGACTGGGGGTTCAACGGCTTCGTTGTCTCTGACTGCGACGCGATCGAAGACATGACCCGATTCCATTTCTTCCGGCCAGATAACGCCAGTGCATCGGCCACCACACTGCAGAGCGGCACCGACCTCAACTGCGGCAACGCCTATCGCGACCTGAACCAAGCACTGGCACGCGGCGACGTCGACGCAGCCGTGCTCGACCGGGCACTGATCCGACTCTTCACCGCACGGGAGCGGCTCGGCACGCTACACCCACGCGAGCACGATCCCTACGCAGGCATTGGCACCAAAGACATCGACACCCCAGGCCATCGCGCACTTGCACTGCAAGCCGCCGTGCAGTCGTTGGTCCTCTTGAAAAACACCGGCAACATCCTCCCGTTAACACCCGGGACCACATTAGCCGTACTCGGCCCGAACGCCGATGCACTGACCGCCCTGGAAGCCAATTACCAAGGCACGTCATCCGCCCCAGTCACCCCACTGCTGGGTCTGCGCTCCCGTTTCGGCACCCACCATGTGCACTACGCACCGGGCGCGTCACTGGCGCCCGGTGTACCAAGCACGATCCCAGACACCGCACTGCGCAGCAATGGCCAACCTGGCCTGAAAGGGGAGTACTTTGACACCCTTGACCTGTCCGGCACGCCGCGTCTGGTGCGCCAAGACCGCCTCATCGCCTTCAACTGGGACCACGTCGCCCCCACCAAGGACATGAACCCGCACCGCTACGCGGTACGCTGGACAGGCGAGCTACTCCCGCCCGGTCCTGGCAGCTACACCTTGGCGGTACATGTGGCGCGCTGCTTCGACTGTAGCGGCCATGACACGGTGCGCCTGTCCATTGACGATCGTCCGGTCATCACCAACAACGTCAAGGATGCGCAGGCGGCCGCTGGCACCCATGACACAGACAGCGATCGCCTTGAAGCAACCCTTCACTTTGACGATAGCCAGCCACACCAGATCCAGCTGGAGATGGAACACCGTGGTGAAGATCAAGGGGTGCGCCTGGAGTGGCTGCCCCCTGCCGAGCCACAACTGGCGGAGGCGGAACGTGCCGTAGCGCAGGCTGACGTCACCGTCGCTTTTGTCGGCCTATCCCCAGATGTAGAAGGCGAAGAACTCCACGTCGACATCCCTGGTTTCAGCGGCGGCGACCGCACCACTATTGACCTGCCGACGACACAGGAAAGACTGTTGCATCATGTCAAAGCGACAGGCAAACCCTTGATCGTCGTCTTGATGAGCGGCAGCGCTGTCGCACTGAATTGGGCGCAGCAGCATGCCGACGCGATCCTCGCCGCATGGTATCCGGGGCAATCCGGGGGGACCGCGATTGCACAGGCGCTGGCGGGCGACGTGAATCCCGGCGGGCGCCTGCCCGTGACGTTCTACCGCTCGACCCAGGATCTACCGCCCTACGTCAGTTACGCCATGACGGGGCGTACCTATCGCTACTTCAAGGGCCAGTCGCTGTATCCGTTTGGCTACGGCCTGAGCTATACGCAATTCGCATACGAGGCACTGCGGCTGTCCACCGCAAGCCTGAAGGCCGGTGACACCTTGGCCGTCTCCACTCGCGTCCGCAATACTGGGACGCGGAGCGGTGACGAAGTCGTGCAGGTCTATCTAGAATCCCCGCAGCATCCGGAATCCCCCATCCGCAGCCTAGTCGGCTTCCAGAGGGTGACACTGCGCCCTGGAGAATCCCGCCTGCTGAGCTTCGCACTGGACGCACGTCGGCTCAGCAGCGTTGCGCCTACCGGCCAACGCCGTGTCGCAGCTGGTCGTTACCGCCTCTTCGTCGGCGGTGGCCAACCCGGCAGCGGCGCACCCGGTGAAGTCGCGACATTCTCGGTCACCGGCCATCTCCTGCTACCGAAATAA